Proteins encoded within one genomic window of Arachis ipaensis cultivar K30076 chromosome B08, Araip1.1, whole genome shotgun sequence:
- the LOC107612875 gene encoding uncharacterized protein LOC107612875: MVHMDVFGAGGDLGAAPSTQDLRQLGGASSEGAVFDASQYAFFGKDAVQEVELGGLEDDDYLPRVESKEDFFFNRDEAEDVRSLSDIDDLTTTFMKLNKNVSGPRSPGVIGDRGSRENSTSEWPQRDDMNWPDHMNAYDSEGSLDGKRWSSHPHSSLAHLNEPKPLYRTSSYPDQQRQPQQYQLQHRSSEPVANWLDQLFYETETSQDGKRWSSQPHSSFPQLQESKPLYRTSSYPEKQPELTRYSSEPILVPKSSFTSFPPPGGRSQQTSPSHSASHLNISYHAGGAQMGVSSQNLSHLSNSALQLSGLNHGSHFGGNMRQFPTGSALQRIQNQLVNQAALYPGDHSNLLSNMLQQQLHLHNGSISSHLMTQLQQQQHRLHHPVQQSASYLSGFKSHLFNPHLSSSSSLGKYEHMLGLGDVRDHRPKSNQKGKHSLRFSQQNSDAGSQKSESGSLQFRSKYMTSDEIESILRMQHAVTHSNDPYVDDYYHQACLAKKAPVAKSKNLFCPTQIREVPARSRSNSDQHAFLQVDAMGRITFSSIRRPRPLLEVDPPNSSFTSSSEQGISEKPLEQEPMFAARVTIEDGLCLLLDVDDIDRFLKCNQLQDGGSQLRRRRQVLLEGLATSLQLVDPLGKNGHKVGLAAKDDVVFLRLVSIAKGRKLLAKYLRLLLPGSELMRIVSMAIFRHLRFLFGGLPADPASLETTSDLAKIVCQCVQGMDLGALSACLAAVVCSAEQPPLRPLGSSAGDGASLILVSVLERATELLTDHHAACNYNMGNRSFWQASFDEFFGLLTKYCMNKYQSIMQSLLIQNPANVDDIGSDAAKAISKEMPVELLRASLPHTDDRQRKLLLDFAQRSVPVVGFNNNAGSSGGSHVNSETVLS; encoded by the exons ATGGTGCATATGGATGTTTTTGGAGCTGGGGGTGATCTTGGAGCAGCTCCTAGCACACAGGATCTTAGGCAATTAGGGGGTGCTTCCTCAG AAGGAGCAGTTTTTGATGCATCACAATATGCGTTCTTTGGTAAAGATGCTGTCCAGGAAGTTGAATTGGGAGGGTTAGAAGATGATGATTATTTGCCTCGAGTTGAATCTAAAGAGGATTTCTTTTTCAATAGAGATGAG GCTGAGGATGTAAGATCGCTTTCCGACATTGATGATCTCACCACTACTTTTATGAAG TTGAACAAGAATGTGAGTGGACCAAGAAGTCCAGGAGTTATTGGCGATCGAGGATCACGAGAAA ATTCGACTTCTGAATGGCCACAAAGGGATGATATGAACTGGCCTGACCACATGAATGCTTATGATAGTGAAGGTTCTCTGGATGGCAAAAGATGGTCATCGCATCCCCATTCTTCTCTCGCCCATTTAAATGAACCTAAGCCCTTGTACAGAACGTCTTCCTATCCTGATCAGCAAAGGCAGCCACAACAATACCAACTCCAGCATCGCTCTAGTGAACCCGTTGCTAACTGGCTTGATCAACTTTTTTATGAAACTGAAACATCTCAGGATGGCAAAAGATGGTCATCACAGCCACATTCCTCCTTCCCTCAGCTACAAGAATCAAAGCCTTTGTACAGAACATCTTCATATCCTGAAAAGCAGCCAGAGCTTACTCGTTATTCCAGTGAACCAATTTTGGTACCAAAGTCTTCATTTACTTCTTTTCCTCCTCCTGGTGGCAGGTCTCAGCAGACTTCTCCTAGTCATAGTGCAAGCCACTTGAACATTTCATATCATGCTGGAGGAGCTCAGATGGGAGTTTCATCTCAAAATCTATCTCATCTTTCTAATTCTGCACTACAGTTGAGTGGATTAAACCATGGGTCTCATTTTGGTGGAAACATGCGCCAGTTTCCTACTGGTTCTGCTCTTCAGCGAATTCAGAACCAACTGGTCAACCAGGCAGCGTTATATCCTGGAGATCATTCAAACCTTCTTAGTAATATGTTGCAGCAGCAATTACACCTTCACAATGGATCAATATCTTCACACTTAATGACTCAATTACAGCAACAGCAACACAGATTGCATCATCCTGTTCAGCAATCTGCAAGCTATTTATCAGGTTTCAAGTCCCATTTATTTAACCCCCACCTTTCTTCTAGCTCGTCTCTTGGAAAATATGAACATATGCTTGGTCTGGGTGATGTTAGAGATCATAGGCCAAAATCAAAtcaaaaaggaaaacatagtctCCGTTTCTCCCAACAGAATTCTGATGCCGGTAGCCAGAAGAGTGAAAGTGGTTCATTACAGTTTAGGTCCAAATATATGACAAGTGATGAAATTGAGAGTATTCTTAGAATGCAGCATGCTGTGACTCATAGTAACGACCCGTATGTGGATGACTATTATCACCAAGCTTGTCTTGCAAAAAAGGCTCCTGTGGCAAAGTCAAAAAATTTGTTTTGCCCAACCCAGATAAGGGAAGTTCCTGCACGATCTCGTTCTAATTCTGATCAGCATGCTTTTCTCCAGGTTGATGCCATGGGTAGGATTACATTCTCATCTATTCGACGCCCTCGGCCTCTTTTGGAGGTTGATCCTCCAAACTCTTCTTTTACCAGTAGCTCTGAGCAAGGCATTTCAGAAAAGCCTCTTGAACAGGAGCCTATGTTTGCAGCTAGAGTCACAATTGAGGATGGTCTGTGTTTGCTCCTTGATGTAGATGATATTGATCGTTTCCTAAAGTGTAATCAGCTACAAGATGGGGGGAGCCAATTAAGACGAAGACGACAGGTCCTGTTGGAAGGATTAGCAACTTCACTTCAGCTTGTTGACCCACTGGGGAAAAATGGACATAAAGTTGGACTTGCTGCTAAGGATGATGTAGTTTTCTTGAGATTAGTATCTATTGCCAAGGGACGTAAGCTCCTTGCAAAGTATCTTCGGTTGCTTCTTCCTGGTAGTGAACTTATGAGGATAGTCTCTATGGCAATCTTCCGTCATCTAAGATTCTTATTTGGTGGTCTCCCTGCAGATCCAGCATCTTTGGAGACTACAAGTGACCTTGCTAAAATTGTCTGCCAATGTGTTCAAGGAATGGATCTTGGTGCTCTCAGTGCTTGTCTTGCAGCAGTTGTTTGTTCTGCGGAGCAGCCTCCTCTTCGTCCTCTTGGAAGCTCTGCTGGAGATGGGGCTTCTCTTATTTTAGTATCTGTTCTTGAGAGGGCTACTGAACTTCTAACTGATCATCATGCTGCATGCAACTACAATATGGGTAATCGTTCGTTTTGGCAGGCCTCATTTGATGAATTCTTTGGCCTTCTGACAAAGTATTGCATGAATAAATACCAAAGTATCATGCAATCCCTGCTTATACAAAATCCAGCAAATGTCGATGACATTGGATCGGATGCAGCTAAAGCAATTAGCAAGGAAATGCCTGTTGAACTCCTTCGTGCAAGTCTCCCTCACACTGATGACCGCCAGCGGAAGTTATTACTGGATTTCGCACAGCGCTCGGTTCCTGTGGTTGGATTTAACAATAACGCAGGCAGTAGCGGCGGCAGTCATGTGAACTCAGAGACAGTGCTAAGTTGA